In Deinococcus maricopensis DSM 21211, the sequence GCGCCCTTGACTACGGCGGTAGCGCCGAACTGTACGACCTCGGCAACATCCGCGACGTGCAGCCCCTCCCGAACGGCGACTACGCCGCCATCAACCGCGACGGCGTCATCATCCGCGTGAACGGCCAGACCGGCGACCGCACCCTGCTGTGGCGCCCCGCCCTCAGCAGCGACACCAAGATCCGCGACGGCGCCGAAGCGAAATACGCGGGCGACCGCGCGCCCGCCACGACCGCCGGGACCGCCAGCACCCCGAACCTCCCGACCATCAATACGCCGCTCGGCAGCGTCAACCTCGGCGGGCTGTTCGCGGCTGCCACGGCACCCGCGCCGACCCCGAAAGCGCCAGCCGCCCCCACGTACTTCTGCCCACCCGCCGTCGCCGACTCCCGCCCCGCCGCGCCCCTCAACCACCTCAGCGCCGACGCGCAGGGCAACCTGTACCTGCTCGGCGGGAACAACCCGCTCGGCAGCGGCTTCGCGCTGTTCAAACTCGACGCGAACGACGACTACCGCTGCAAAGCCGTCACGCAGTTCACGAACGACGGCACGAATGTCCTGGGCAGCGGCCCCACCTGGAACGGTTCCAGCGTCATGACGACCGGCCCGCTGTTCGCGAACCTCGCCCGGAACGGCGACGTCCTCTACGCCGCCGGCGGCCCCAACCCCAACTACATCGTCGTCGGCGTGAACACCCGCACGGGCGAGCGCAGCCTGGTGTCCGGGCAGCGCAGCGGCAACGGCGCGCAGGTGTACAAGCGCGGGAGCGGCGAAGCCCTGATCGGCAGCGCCCTCACGTTCAGCGGCGGCAACCTCTACACCACGCAGGAACAGGTGACCGCCGACGCGTTCACGCTCGTGCGCATCAATCCCGCCACGGGCGACCGCACCGTCATCACGCCCGCGAAAGGCTCCTCGCTGGCCGTGGCCGGCAGCGCCTCGGACAGCGCCCTGTTCGCCATTCCCGGCAGCCCGCTGCTGCTGGTGTGGTTCGCGGACGGCCTGCACCTGCTGGACCCCGCCACCGGCATGAGCAACCTGCTCTCCCGCTGAACCCCACAAGGAGGAAGGACGGGCCGACAACGGCCCGTCCTTCCTCGCGTGCGCTTAGACTTCCAGTTCCTTCTTGCTGATGAACGGCATCATGTCGCGCAGCTGCTTCCCGACCACCTCGAGCGGGTGCTCGCGCATCTCGGTGCGCCACTGCTTCATGTTGCTGAAGCCACCTTCGGCTTCCGCGATGAAGTCCCGCGCGAACTCGCCGCGCTGGATGCGCGCGAGCGCTTCCTCCATCGCCTGACGGCTGGGCTCCGCGACGACCTTCGGGCCGGTCACGTAATCGCCGTACTCGGCGGTGTTGCTGATCGAGTGGCGCATGCCCTCGAAGCCCTTCTCGTAGATCAGGTCCACGATGAGCTTCACCTCGTGCAGCGTCTCGAAGTACGCGATTTCCGGCTGGTACCCGGCCGCGACGAGCGTCTCGAAGCCGTTCTTGATGAGCTGCGTCACGCCGCCGCACAGGACCGTCTGCTCACCGAACAGGTCCGTTTCGGTTTCCTCCTTGAAGGTCGTCTCCAGCACGCCCGCGCGGGTACAGCCGATGCCGCGCGCGTACGCCAGCGCAATGTCGCGCGCCTGACCGGTCGCGTCCTGCTGCACCGCGAAGATGCCGGGCATGCCCGCGCCGTCCACGTACACGCGGCGCAGCATGTGCCCGGGGCCCTTGGGCGCCACCAGGAACACGTCCACGTCCGCCGGCGGCGTGATGCGCCCGAAGTGCACGTTGAAGCCGTGGCCGAACGCGAGGGCCTTCCCAGCGGTCAGGTGCGGCTGGATGCTCGCCTCGTACGTGGCAGGCTGGTTCTCGTCCGGGATGAGCAGCATGATGACGTCCGCCTCGCGGGTGGCGTCCTCGATGCTCGCCACGCGCAGGCCCGCCTGCAGCGCCTTGGCGCGGCTGGGGGAGCCCTCGCGCAGGCCGACGACGACGTTCAGGCCGGTGTCGCGCAGGTTCTGCGCGTGCGCGTGCGCCTGGCTGCCGTAGCCGATGATGGCGATCAGTTTCTCTTCGATGGGGGCGAGTTGGACGTCACGGTCGTAGTACATTTTTGCGGGCATGGGGTTCTCCTTGAAGTGCGCGTGAATGAGGGCGGAAGGGGAGGTCAGAAGAGGTTGCCGACCTCGCGAGCCTGCTGCTCGCGGGCCTGCGGTTCGAGCGCCTGCGTCTGACCGTCGTGGTACACGTGGCTGGGAATGTCGGCGTTGCTGCCGCGCGTGAGCGCCACGCGGCCCGTGCGCATCGTCTCGATGATCCCGAACGGGCGCATCTGCTCAATGAACGCGGTGATCTTGCCCTCGTCGCCCGTCGCCTCGAACGTGAGGGCGTGCCGACCCACGTCCACGATGCGCGCGCGGAAGTCCTCGGCGATCTGCCGCACCTCCACGCGCGTCTCGGGCGTGATGCGGACCTTCACGAGCACCAGCTCGCGGTCCACGAACTTCTCCAGGCCGTGGTCGATGACCTTGATGATGTCGTGCAGCTTCTCGACCTGGCGGATGGCCTGCTCCACGATGCCTTTGCTGCCGCCCACCACGAAGGTCATGCGGCTCACGCCGGGCGCCTCGGTCGCGCCGACCGACAGGCTCTTGATGTTGTACCCGCGGCGCCCGAATAGTTCGGTGATGCGGGTGAGCACGCGCGGTTCGTCGCGCACGAGGACGCTGATCAGGTGGTCCTGGCTGGGGTGTTCGGCCGTCATTTCGTCGCGCCCTCCTGCTGACGTTGCGGTTCCGTTTCGATCATCTCGTGAAGCGCGGCGCCCGCCGGGACCATCGGGAACACGCCGTGTTCGTTCGGCACGACGACTTCCAGCAGGCTGCTGCGCGGGTCCGCGAGCCACGCGTCAATGGCGCCCGGCAGTTCGTCGGCGTTGCTCGCGCGGTACCCGCGGATGCCGTACGCGTCCGCGAGCTTCAGGAAGTCCGGGTTGCTGTCCCCGAGGTACACCTCGCTGTAGCGCCGCTCGTGGAACAGCTCCTGCCATTGCCGCACCATGCCCAGGAAGCTGTTGTTGATGATGGCGATCTTCACGTTGCGGACGTCGTACTTCGTGAGCGTCGCGAACTCCTGAGCCGTCATCTGGAACCCGCCGTCCCCGGCGATCACGACGCTGCGCACGTCCGGCTGCGTGAGCGCCGCGCCGATCGCGGCGGGGAACCCGAACCCCATGGTGCCCAGTCCGCCGGACGTGAGCCAGCGGCGCGGCTTCTCGAAGCGCGCGAGCTGCGCGGCGAGCATCTGGTGCTGGCCGACGTCGGTGCTGAGAATGTCGTCCGGCGCAAGGCGGTCCGTGATGGCCTTCACGCCGTACGCCGCGCCCCACGCGCGCGGCGGCGTGTTCCGGCCCTTCCAGTCCTCGATCTGCGCGCGCCACTCGTGGGACAGGAGGGGCGTGGCGCCGTCCATCAGGGCGCGCGCCGTAAGGGCTGCGTCGCCGCGCACCGGCAGGTGCGCCGTGACGATCTTCCCGATTTCCGCGGCGTCGATGTCCACGTGGATAATGCGCGCGTTCGGCGCGAAGCCGTTCACGCGGCCGGTCACGCGGTCATCGAAGCGCAGGCCGATGCCGAGCAGCACGTCCGCCTCACTGATCGCGCGGTTCGCGGCGACCGATCCGTGCATGCCCGGCATGCCCAGCCACAGCGGGTCCGACGCGGGGAACGCGCCGAGGCCCATCAGCGTCGTGATGGTCGGAATCTGCCATGCCCGCGCGAGCGCCGTGATGTCCGCGGACGCGTCCTGCGACCCGCCGCCCACCATCAACACCGGCTTGCGCGCGGCCCGCAGCACCTCCAGCGCGCGCTCCACGGCGTCCGCGCGCGGCGCGAGCGGCGCGGGCCGCGCGTGCGGGTCCGGGATCATCCCGCCGAACGCCGCGAGCTGCACGTCCTTCGGGATGTCCACCAGCACCGGCCCCGGGCGGCCACTGCGCGCAATGAAGATCGCCTCCGCGATGATGCCCGGCAGGGCGTCCGCGCTGCGCACCACGTAGTTGTGCTTCGTGACCGGCAGCGTGATGCCGGTGATGTCCGCCTCCTGGAAGGCGTCCGTGCCGATCAGGTGCTGCGCGACGTTCCCGGTGATGGCGAGCAGCGGGATGCTGTCCATCATGGCGTCCGCGAGGCCCGTCACGAGGTTCGTCGCGCCCGGGCCGCTCGTGGCGAGCACCACGCCGAGCTGCCCCGTCGCCTTCGCCCAGCCTTCCGCCGCGTGAATAGCGCCCTGCTCGTGCCGCGCGAGGATGTGCCGCACTTCCGGGTGGAAGGTGAGCGCGTCGTACACGGGCATGATCGCGCCGCCCGGGTATCCGAACACCGTGCCCACGCCGTGCGCCGCGAGCGTCGCCCACAGCGCCCGCGCGCCGTTGAAGCCGGTCATGCCCGCCCCCCTGAATGGCGCGCGCGCCACGTGCTCCCGGCAACGTGGCGCGCGACTCCCCGCCCCTGCTGGGCTGAGCCTTGCTGATGCGTGCCTCGTTCACTCATGTCGTCGTCCTTCGTGTGCCCCGGGAAACCGAAGACCCCCGCCCTGGGTGTGGGGCGGGGGTCTGTGCGATACGCGCGCGCTTAGCGTCCAGAGCCCCGGCAGCCAAGAAGTACAAGAATGTTCAGCGCGTTCACGTTCATGACCCCCCCAGCCTAAGAGCACGGGCAGGCCAAAAGCAAGGCGCGTGGCCGTCGCGGTCTACACAAACGAGCGTTCGTCCCAGACGGCATTTTCACCGACTCACGCCGCCCGGCGAGCACCATGAGGCAGGGGAGACCCCCACCCTGCGCCGCATGAACAGGGCGGGGCGAGCATGCGCTCGCCCCGCCCCACCATGCCCGGTTCAGCCGACGGCCGGCTGCCCCAGACCCTCCAGCACCGCCCGCGTGAACTGCGTCGTCGTGGCCGTGCCGCCCAGGTCCCGCGTCGCGTTCCCGCGCATCGCCTGCGCCACCGCGCTTTCCACGCGGTTCGCCGTGTCCGGACGCTTCAGACCGTGACGCAGCAGCATCGCCACACTCAGGATCGCCGCCGCCGGGTTCGCCACGCCCTGACCCGCGATGTCCGGCGCGGACCCGTGAATCGGCTCGAACAGCCCCGGGCCGTCCCCCAGGCTCGCCGACGGCATCACGCCCAGGCTGCCGGGAATCACCGCCGCGAGGTCACTCAGGATGTCCCCGAACAGGTTCTCCGTGACGATCACGTCGTACCGCGCCGGGTCCTTCACGATCAGCATCGCCACGCTGTCCACGTACTCGTGGTTCAGCTTGACGCTCCGGTACTCCCGGTCGCGCAGGTCCTGCACTGTGCCGCGCCACAACTCTGACACCTCCAGCACGTTCGCCTTGTCCACGCTCGTCACGCGGCCCCGGCGCTGCTCCGCCGCCCAGAACGCCACGCGCGACACGCGCTCCACCTCGCTGCGGGTGTACCGCATGGTGTTGTACGCCGTGTCCCCCTCGATCCTGCGGTCCCCGTCGAAGTAGATGCCGCCCAGCAGCTCCCGCACGATCAGGATGTCCACGCCGCGCGCGACCTCCTCCTTCAGCGGCGAGAGCTTCTCGAGGCCCGGCAGGACCCGCACGGGCCGCAGGTTCGCGAAGCAGCCCATCGCCTTGCGCAGCGCCAGCAGTCCCGTCTCCGGCCGCAGCGGGCGCGGGTTGCCGTCCCACTTCGGCCCGCCCACCGTGCCCAGCAGCACCGCGTCTGCACCCAGCACCGCGTCACGCGTCACGTCCGGGAACGGTGACCCGTGCGCGTCCACCGCCACGCCGCCGATCAGGTGCTCTTCGAGCGTCACGTCCGGCGCGACCTCGCGCAGCACCTCCACGGCTGCCGCCGTCACTTCCGGCCCGATGCCGTCCCCCGCCAGTACAACCACCTTAGGCATGCTGATCCTCCTGCGCTTTCATGTACTCCAGCCAGCCGCCCGCGCGCTGCACGTCCAGCGCGAACGGCGGGACTGGCACGAACGTTACCACCTGACCCGTCCGCTTGTTCGTGACAGTCCCGCCCGTGAGGTCCAGGTCCGCCTCATCGCCGTCCATGAACGTCTCCACGATGCCGTCCGCCTCCAACGCCAAGAAGCCGTTGTTGATGGCGTTCCGGTAGAAGATCCGCGCGAAATTCGGCGCGATCACCGCCGCGACGCCCGCGCCGCGCAGCGCCCACACCGCGTGCTCCCGGCTCGACCCGCACCCGAAGTCCGCGCCCGCCACGATGATGTCGCCCGGCTTCACGCGCCGCACGAAGTCCTTGTCGTAATCCTCCATCGCGAACTTCGCGAGTTCCGATTCCACATCCGTCGTGAGGTGACGCGCGGGAATGATTTCGTCCGTGTTGATGTGAGCGCGGCCAAATACGTGCACTGTAGGCATACCTGAACTCCTGAAAGAAAAACGAACCCTGAATTTACTCGCGGGACGCCAGCAGCAGCGCCCCGAACCCAGCCATGAGCGTGCCCGCCACGCGGTCAATCACGCGACGGCCCCGCAGGTACGCGGCCTGCAGGCGCGCCGTGGACATCCCCAGCGCCACCAGCGTGAACCACGCGGCGCTCAACGCCACGATAATCACGAACGCCGCGAGCTTCAGGCCCGGTGCGCTGTGCGCGCCCAGCACGCTCGAAAAGACACTGCCGAAAAACACTGCCGCTTTCGGGTTCGCGATGTTCGTCAGGAACCCGGAACGCACGGCGCGCAGGTCACCACTCGGGGTGTCCACGCCACCGGCTGACGTGTGCACCGGCTGTGGGCGCAGGCTGGCACGCCACAGGGTGTACCCCATGTACAGCAGGTACAGCCCGCCCGCCACCTTGATGAAGCCATGCACCCACGTGAAGTGCTCGAACAGCACCTGAATCCCCAGCAGCGCCAGACCCGCCCAGCACGCAATGCCCATCACGATCCCCAGACCCGCGAACAGCGCCGCGCGGCGCGACCGCGCCACCGCCGTCTGACTGACCAGCAGCACATCCGGCCCGGGCACGACCAGCACCATGATGTGCAGCGCCGCAATCGCCAGCAGGGTCTCCACGCTCAGTCCGCCGCTTCCGTGCCGTCGTTGTACGCGCGCGGGTCGCTGATCACGCCCGCCACGGCACTCGCCGCGACCGTCGCCGGCGACGCGAGGTAGATCTGCGCGGACGGGTCGCCCATGCGGCCCACGAAGTTCCGGTTGCTGCTCGAAATGCACACGTCATCCGGCCCGAGTACGCCCGAGTGCATCCCCAGGCACGCCCCGCACGACGGGTAACTCACGCTCGCGCCCGCTTCCACGAAGATCTCCAGCAGCCCCTCCTGCGCCGCCTGCTTCCAGATCGCCTGCGTCGCTGGCACCACGATCATCTGCACGTTCTCCGCCACCTTCCGGCCCTTCAGGATGCGCGCCACCTCCCGCAGGTCCGAAATGCGACCGTTCGTGCAACTCCCCACGTACGCGTGCGTCACCGCAATCGCGTCCGTGCCCGCCACGCGCCCGTTGCTCGGGATGTGCGGGTACGCCACCGTCGGCTCCACCGCCGACGCGTCAATCTCCACGACGACCTTGTAATTAGCGTCCGCGTCCGACTGGTACTCCGTGTACTGATCAGGCGTCACGCCGCGCGCCGCCATGTATGCCCGCGTCGTGTCGTCCACCGCCACGATGCCCGTCTTGCCGCCCGCCTCGATCGCCATGTTCGTCAGCGTGAAACGCCCCTCCATGTCCATGCGGTCGATGGTCTCCCCGACCCACTC encodes:
- the ilvN gene encoding acetolactate synthase small subunit translates to MTAEHPSQDHLISVLVRDEPRVLTRITELFGRRGYNIKSLSVGATEAPGVSRMTFVVGGSKGIVEQAIRQVEKLHDIIKVIDHGLEKFVDRELVLVKVRITPETRVEVRQIAEDFRARIVDVGRHALTFEATGDEGKITAFIEQMRPFGIIETMRTGRVALTRGSNADIPSHVYHDGQTQALEPQAREQQAREVGNLF
- the ilvB gene encoding biosynthetic-type acetolactate synthase large subunit is translated as MTGFNGARALWATLAAHGVGTVFGYPGGAIMPVYDALTFHPEVRHILARHEQGAIHAAEGWAKATGQLGVVLATSGPGATNLVTGLADAMMDSIPLLAITGNVAQHLIGTDAFQEADITGITLPVTKHNYVVRSADALPGIIAEAIFIARSGRPGPVLVDIPKDVQLAAFGGMIPDPHARPAPLAPRADAVERALEVLRAARKPVLMVGGGSQDASADITALARAWQIPTITTLMGLGAFPASDPLWLGMPGMHGSVAANRAISEADVLLGIGLRFDDRVTGRVNGFAPNARIIHVDIDAAEIGKIVTAHLPVRGDAALTARALMDGATPLLSHEWRAQIEDWKGRNTPPRAWGAAYGVKAITDRLAPDDILSTDVGQHQMLAAQLARFEKPRRWLTSGGLGTMGFGFPAAIGAALTQPDVRSVVIAGDGGFQMTAQEFATLTKYDVRNVKIAIINNSFLGMVRQWQELFHERRYSEVYLGDSNPDFLKLADAYGIRGYRASNADELPGAIDAWLADPRSSLLEVVVPNEHGVFPMVPAGAALHEMIETEPQRQQEGATK
- a CDS encoding 3-isopropylmalate dehydratase small subunit, with the protein product MPTVHVFGRAHINTDEIIPARHLTTDVESELAKFAMEDYDKDFVRRVKPGDIIVAGADFGCGSSREHAVWALRGAGVAAVIAPNFARIFYRNAINNGFLALEADGIVETFMDGDEADLDLTGGTVTNKRTGQVVTFVPVPPFALDVQRAGGWLEYMKAQEDQHA
- the leuB gene encoding 3-isopropylmalate dehydrogenase, which gives rise to MPKVVVLAGDGIGPEVTAAAVEVLREVAPDVTLEEHLIGGVAVDAHGSPFPDVTRDAVLGADAVLLGTVGGPKWDGNPRPLRPETGLLALRKAMGCFANLRPVRVLPGLEKLSPLKEEVARGVDILIVRELLGGIYFDGDRRIEGDTAYNTMRYTRSEVERVSRVAFWAAEQRRGRVTSVDKANVLEVSELWRGTVQDLRDREYRSVKLNHEYVDSVAMLIVKDPARYDVIVTENLFGDILSDLAAVIPGSLGVMPSASLGDGPGLFEPIHGSAPDIAGQGVANPAAAILSVAMLLRHGLKRPDTANRVESAVAQAMRGNATRDLGGTATTTQFTRAVLEGLGQPAVG
- a CDS encoding homoaconitate hydratase family protein is translated as MGMTIAEKILAAHSGNETVVPGQLIECATDWVLCHEITTPAALRMLEERGMDRVFNPDQIVAVPDHSVPAMNIKAAKMYQKLKSWVQEKGIKHFFDVGRGGIAHVVLENTGLMKPGQTLVSGDSHTCNAGALGTFATGVGSTDLAGAIYAGKVWFKVPDTMLIRVTGELKPGVTPKDLVLEVIKRIGADGANYLVMEWVGETIDRMDMEGRFTLTNMAIEAGGKTGIVAVDDTTRAYMAARGVTPDQYTEYQSDADANYKVVVEIDASAVEPTVAYPHIPSNGRVAGTDAIAVTHAYVGSCTNGRISDLREVARILKGRKVAENVQMIVVPATQAIWKQAAQEGLLEIFVEAGASVSYPSCGACLGMHSGVLGPDDVCISSSNRNFVGRMGDPSAQIYLASPATVAASAVAGVISDPRAYNDGTEAAD
- the ilvC gene encoding ketol-acid reductoisomerase, encoding MPAKMYYDRDVQLAPIEEKLIAIIGYGSQAHAHAQNLRDTGLNVVVGLREGSPSRAKALQAGLRVASIEDATREADVIMLLIPDENQPATYEASIQPHLTAGKALAFGHGFNVHFGRITPPADVDVFLVAPKGPGHMLRRVYVDGAGMPGIFAVQQDATGQARDIALAYARGIGCTRAGVLETTFKEETETDLFGEQTVLCGGVTQLIKNGFETLVAAGYQPEIAYFETLHEVKLIVDLIYEKGFEGMRHSISNTAEYGDYVTGPKVVAEPSRQAMEEALARIQRGEFARDFIAEAEGGFSNMKQWRTEMREHPLEVVGKQLRDMMPFISKKELEV
- a CDS encoding LysE family transporter gives rise to the protein METLLAIAALHIMVLVVPGPDVLLVSQTAVARSRRAALFAGLGIVMGIACWAGLALLGIQVLFEHFTWVHGFIKVAGGLYLLYMGYTLWRASLRPQPVHTSAGGVDTPSGDLRAVRSGFLTNIANPKAAVFFGSVFSSVLGAHSAPGLKLAAFVIIVALSAAWFTLVALGMSTARLQAAYLRGRRVIDRVAGTLMAGFGALLLASRE